A genomic window from Selenomonadales bacterium includes:
- a CDS encoding 4Fe-4S binding protein has translation MTYRIHSECFACGACLPECPTEAIVEGAIYVIIPDKCIDCGACAAVCPVDAPKPD, from the coding sequence ATGACTTACAGAATTCATAGCGAATGCTTTGCCTGTGGAGCTTGTCTGCCTGAATGTCCCACCGAGGCCATCGTCGAGGGAGCTATTTACGTTATCATTCCCGACAAGTGTATCGACTGTGGCGCTTGCGCGGCCGTATGTCCGGTCGATGCCCCTAAGCCCGACTAG
- a CDS encoding TRAP transporter large permease yields the protein MALVFAVFLVLMFLGMPVAFAIGIAGVVFFIQLGTLPFTIPGQLILTQVQSLVLLAIPLFVFAGNLLNETGITERLMKLAAVLVGHMRGGLAQVTVILSAMMGGVSGSAIADASMQGRVLGPGMLQRGYSKGFSAGIIGTSALIVTMIPPSIGLVLYGSIGEVSIGRLFAAGIVPGILMTVVLMFGVAFVARRKGYVPEREQRGSLGEVLRTLVDCVWAFLFPILLIIGLRGGFFAPFEAGAFAVVYALVIGVLAYRQLTWKKLMACLQRTVVDIGMIMLIIAMSSVFSYGITWENIPQALVRFILGVSTTPWVALLIIVAFLLVAGMFMDSTVLILLLTSILIPVARALGIDLVHFGVVMVLTLTIGLLTPPLGVVMFVVCSIFECSFQEYVRDSWLFMASIVLVVVAIIFWPQMVLYLPNLWFGRG from the coding sequence ATGGCACTAGTCTTTGCCGTCTTTCTGGTGCTGATGTTTCTTGGTATGCCCGTGGCGTTCGCCATTGGCATTGCTGGGGTTGTGTTCTTCATCCAACTTGGCACGTTGCCATTCACCATTCCAGGGCAGTTAATTTTGACGCAGGTGCAAAGCCTCGTGCTCCTCGCGATACCGTTATTTGTTTTTGCCGGGAATCTGCTTAATGAAACGGGCATTACCGAGCGGCTCATGAAGCTGGCCGCCGTGCTTGTGGGGCATATGCGGGGAGGACTGGCTCAAGTGACCGTGATTTTGTCTGCGATGATGGGGGGTGTGTCGGGCTCTGCTATTGCCGACGCGTCTATGCAAGGACGCGTTCTAGGCCCCGGCATGCTGCAGCGAGGCTATTCTAAAGGGTTCTCGGCAGGCATTATCGGCACTAGCGCACTTATCGTGACCATGATTCCTCCAAGTATCGGCCTTGTACTCTACGGCAGCATCGGCGAGGTCTCCATCGGGCGGCTCTTTGCCGCGGGGATAGTGCCAGGCATCTTGATGACGGTAGTTCTGATGTTTGGTGTCGCCTTTGTCGCACGGCGCAAGGGATATGTGCCGGAGCGCGAACAGCGCGGCTCGCTTGGGGAGGTTCTGCGCACGTTAGTTGATTGTGTGTGGGCTTTTCTGTTCCCCATCCTGCTTATTATAGGTTTGCGTGGTGGTTTCTTTGCGCCGTTTGAGGCGGGTGCTTTCGCCGTAGTCTATGCACTTGTGATTGGTGTTCTGGCCTATCGCCAACTAACGTGGAAAAAGCTTATGGCCTGCCTGCAACGTACCGTAGTTGACATCGGCATGATTATGCTGATTATTGCCATGTCGTCAGTGTTTAGCTACGGCATCACGTGGGAAAATATTCCTCAGGCCTTGGTAAGGTTCATTTTGGGCGTCTCTACTACGCCGTGGGTGGCCTTACTGATTATTGTGGCGTTTTTGCTCGTGGCGGGCATGTTTATGGATTCTACGGTGCTCATACTCCTCTTAACCTCGATCTTGATTCCCGTAGCGCGTGCGCTAGGCATCGACCTCGTTCACTTTGGGGTGGTGATGGTGTTGACGCTGACCATTGGGTTACTAACTCCGCCCTTAGGTGTGGTTATGTTTGTGGTATGCTCCATCTTTGAGTGTTCGTTTCAGGAATATGTGCGCGATTCGTGGCTGTTTATGGCGTCTATTGTCTTAGTAGTGGTAGCGATAATCTTTTGGCCGCAAATGGTGTTGTACTTGCCGAATCTATGGTTCGGGCGCGGCTAG
- a CDS encoding TRAP transporter small permease, whose protein sequence is MKEALCRAYVFLGKAELFLAKAGVLAFTALIFISAVSRTAGRPLGWTKDMAIFVFVWCVFFCADACLREDKLVRVDVLTSHLSPRVNFIIKTINWLLIIGFLVYLIYYGISLTYTSRFVRFQGLPRVSYSYVAVSLPIGALLMLITSSVKLFEHLRFARLEKAGIKLWH, encoded by the coding sequence GTGAAAGAAGCGCTGTGCAGGGCGTATGTTTTTCTGGGTAAGGCGGAGCTGTTTCTAGCGAAGGCTGGAGTGCTAGCTTTTACCGCGCTGATTTTTATCTCTGCCGTGTCTAGGACCGCCGGGCGGCCGCTCGGTTGGACAAAGGACATGGCCATATTCGTGTTTGTGTGGTGTGTGTTTTTTTGTGCCGATGCTTGCTTGCGGGAGGATAAATTGGTGCGGGTAGATGTGCTCACCAGCCACCTCTCGCCACGCGTCAACTTTATTATAAAGACAATTAACTGGCTGCTAATCATAGGTTTTCTAGTGTACCTTATCTACTACGGCATATCGCTTACCTACACTAGCAGATTCGTGCGCTTTCAAGGGCTACCCCGCGTTAGTTATAGCTATGTGGCGGTGAGTCTTCCGATAGGGGCGCTCCTTATGCTGATTACGTCGAGCGTTAAACTTTTTGAGCACCTAAGATTCGCGAGGCTAGAGAAGGCGGGGATAAAATTATGGCACTAG
- a CDS encoding threonine/serine exporter family protein, producing the protein MSSTDTLLRLGLTAGELMLRGGAEVCRVEDTVQRILCAVGAEEADVIATPTGIYLTLSLGGELASAVRRVAHTAYDLSLVCAINQFSRSIDINTSPQTALTALESLARHREVYSPRVAAGAAFLAGGSFTALFGGIAVDSLVGGIGGLLVFLLIGKLGRLGVNRFAVDYCGGALGALNAVLMYLILPTSLQPTVIGSILILVPGVLLTNAVRDSISGDLLSGAARMVEALFVAIAVAAGVGTVLSVWAAFGGLL; encoded by the coding sequence ATGAGTTCAACTGACACGTTGTTGCGCCTCGGGTTGACGGCGGGCGAACTGATGCTCAGGGGTGGCGCGGAAGTCTGTCGAGTGGAAGATACGGTGCAGCGCATTCTCTGCGCCGTTGGGGCGGAGGAAGCAGACGTTATTGCCACGCCGACTGGCATTTATTTGACGCTCTCGCTAGGCGGGGAGCTGGCTAGCGCCGTGCGTCGTGTTGCCCACACTGCCTACGACCTGAGCCTAGTCTGCGCCATCAACCAGTTTTCCCGGAGCATTGACATAAATACCTCGCCACAGACAGCATTGACGGCACTAGAGAGCCTTGCTCGGCATCGCGAGGTCTACTCGCCGCGCGTCGCGGCTGGCGCCGCGTTTTTGGCGGGCGGTTCTTTCACAGCACTGTTTGGCGGGATTGCCGTCGACAGCCTCGTCGGGGGAATTGGCGGTCTCCTGGTGTTTTTGCTCATAGGTAAACTCGGGCGCCTCGGCGTCAACCGTTTTGCCGTCGACTACTGCGGCGGCGCGTTAGGCGCGCTTAATGCGGTACTCATGTACTTGATTTTGCCGACAAGCCTACAGCCCACTGTAATCGGATCCATCTTGATTCTAGTGCCCGGCGTACTGCTCACCAATGCCGTGCGCGACTCCATCAGCGGCGATTTGCTGTCGGGAGCGGCCCGCATGGTTGAGGCGCTGTTTGTCGCTATCGCCGTGGCTGCCGGCGTCGGTACAGTGCTATCCGTGTGGGCTGCGTTTGGAGGTCTGTTATGA
- a CDS encoding bifunctional 2-keto-4-hydroxyglutarate aldolase/2-keto-3-deoxy-6-phosphogluconate aldolase, producing MKKHDVLGALVKSGLVAVVRAEDAATAEEIAAACLAGGLSAVEITFTVPGALEIIGSLRAQYKNELLLGAGTVLDSETARMAILAGARYVVSPHLNQETAKLCNRYQVPYLAGVMTVREAVEAMECGVDILKVFPGELYGPAIIKSFLGPLPHANFMPTGGVSLENVGEWIKSGAVAVGVGSQLTAPAKLGNYEAVTAYARNMLSAIKAARGS from the coding sequence ATGAAAAAGCATGATGTGCTCGGCGCATTAGTTAAGAGTGGACTGGTGGCCGTCGTGCGCGCCGAGGACGCCGCTACGGCCGAAGAAATCGCCGCTGCGTGTTTGGCGGGAGGCCTATCTGCGGTCGAGATTACGTTTACCGTCCCCGGTGCCCTAGAGATCATCGGCTCGCTGCGGGCGCAGTACAAGAACGAGCTGCTGCTCGGCGCCGGGACGGTGCTAGATTCCGAAACCGCTCGCATGGCCATCCTAGCGGGAGCCCGCTACGTAGTCAGCCCGCATCTCAACCAAGAGACGGCCAAACTCTGCAATCGCTACCAGGTGCCTTATTTGGCCGGCGTAATGACCGTGCGTGAGGCGGTCGAGGCCATGGAGTGTGGCGTGGACATCCTTAAGGTCTTCCCCGGTGAGCTCTATGGTCCGGCGATTATTAAGTCATTCCTTGGGCCTCTGCCGCATGCTAACTTTATGCCCACAGGCGGCGTGTCCCTAGAAAACGTCGGGGAGTGGATTAAGAGCGGCGCGGTGGCCGTAGGCGTCGGCAGCCAACTGACCGCTCCGGCTAAACTTGGCAACTATGAAGCCGTGACCGCATACGCGAGAAATATGCTAAGCGCGATTAAGGCAGCGCGCGGGTCATAG
- a CDS encoding DUF2088 domain-containing protein encodes MQNRYLTATSAAGLSPQEIQRCIAESFSEYRGAKRILLIPPDISRGNAYAGPIVGFLRSFFHGADIELLPAIGTHTPMTKAEVKYMYGDIPMEKVHVHDWRLGTAKLGEVAGVGMPSIPVEVSTRILDPKYELVVSIGQVVPHEVAGFANYTKNVLVGCGGLGMINGSHYLGAMYGMERLMGRAKNPVRELYNYAAGRFLSELPLAYILTVTTPSPTGLRVEGVSIGQGDELFFRTAELSRAKNITVLPEPIHKAVVYLDETKFRTTWVGNKAIYRTRMALADAGELVIIAPGLHGCGEDAHNDLLIKKYGYRPAAEVVEAVRQDPDLAQNLAVAAHLIHGSSEGRFSVSYAPGHMTEETIRSLGYGCLPLTDTLAKYDIAALRDGFNEVNGERIFFVRDPALGLWTTAAKYNSHEEGGVACC; translated from the coding sequence ATGCAGAACCGTTATCTTACGGCCACCTCCGCCGCCGGGCTAAGCCCGCAGGAAATACAGCGCTGCATTGCCGAGTCCTTTAGCGAATATCGCGGCGCAAAGCGCATCCTGCTTATTCCGCCGGACATATCACGCGGTAATGCCTATGCCGGGCCAATTGTCGGCTTTCTCCGGTCGTTCTTTCACGGCGCCGACATTGAGCTCCTACCGGCTATAGGCACGCACACGCCGATGACTAAGGCAGAGGTCAAGTACATGTACGGCGACATTCCCATGGAGAAGGTGCATGTACACGATTGGCGTCTTGGCACCGCCAAGCTAGGTGAGGTAGCGGGAGTAGGCATGCCCTCTATTCCTGTCGAGGTCAGCACGCGCATCCTAGACCCAAAGTACGAGCTTGTTGTCTCCATCGGGCAGGTAGTTCCACACGAAGTGGCAGGGTTCGCCAACTACACCAAGAATGTTTTGGTCGGCTGCGGCGGGCTGGGCATGATTAACGGCAGCCACTATTTGGGCGCGATGTACGGCATGGAACGCCTGATGGGGCGCGCCAAGAATCCCGTGCGCGAGCTCTACAACTATGCCGCCGGTCGGTTCTTGTCCGAACTGCCCCTGGCATACATTTTAACTGTGACGACGCCGTCTCCCACAGGGCTGCGAGTGGAAGGTGTGAGCATAGGTCAAGGCGACGAGCTCTTCTTTAGAACAGCGGAACTGAGTCGGGCCAAGAACATAACTGTCTTGCCCGAGCCCATTCACAAGGCCGTCGTGTACCTTGACGAAACTAAGTTTAGGACTACGTGGGTTGGCAACAAAGCAATCTACCGTACGCGCATGGCGCTAGCCGACGCGGGCGAGCTCGTGATTATTGCCCCGGGTTTACACGGGTGCGGCGAAGATGCACATAACGACCTGCTGATTAAAAAGTACGGCTATAGGCCGGCAGCAGAAGTTGTGGAGGCCGTGCGCCAAGACCCGGACCTAGCGCAAAACCTCGCTGTGGCAGCCCATTTAATCCACGGTTCGAGCGAGGGGCGATTTAGCGTTAGCTACGCGCCGGGACACATGACGGAAGAGACCATCCGCAGCCTTGGCTATGGATGCCTGCCGCTCACCGACACACTCGCCAAATACGATATCGCCGCATTGCGGGACGGGTTTAATGAAGTAAACGGCGAGCGCATCTTCTTTGTGCGCGACCCTGCGCTTGGGCTGTGGACAACGGCAGCGAAATATAACTCCCATGAGGAAGGGGGCGTAGCCTGTTGTTGA
- a CDS encoding GntR family transcriptional regulator gives MDVKHYQNHTLVDIAYLALKSDIAEGSLLPGQKLITRELSERYGVSETPIKQALNRLISESLVENTPRKGMRVKDIDLVSLEELLDVRRMVEMYYAPSIIRHFAENAELQERFKRNIAEHRELVLYGADARDHVRNYALDLEFHQMYIGCASNARIAQVYNNLGTHVYACYIYKKQSQAETIAGVDEHEAIYQALGSGSLAALQEAVEIHLDNARRKIISVLRDR, from the coding sequence ATGGACGTCAAACACTATCAGAATCACACTCTAGTTGACATCGCCTACTTGGCGCTTAAGAGCGACATAGCCGAGGGTAGTCTGCTGCCCGGACAAAAGCTTATCACGCGTGAGCTAAGCGAGCGTTACGGCGTCAGCGAAACTCCCATAAAGCAAGCGCTTAACAGACTTATCTCTGAGAGTTTGGTAGAAAACACGCCACGCAAAGGCATGCGCGTCAAGGACATTGACTTAGTCTCACTCGAAGAGCTGCTTGATGTGCGCCGTATGGTGGAGATGTATTACGCTCCGTCGATTATCAGGCATTTCGCGGAGAATGCAGAGCTGCAGGAGCGATTTAAGCGCAACATCGCGGAGCACCGTGAGCTTGTGCTCTATGGCGCAGACGCGCGTGACCACGTGCGAAACTACGCCCTCGACCTAGAATTTCATCAGATGTACATTGGCTGCGCCAGCAACGCCCGCATTGCGCAAGTCTACAACAACTTGGGTACGCACGTATATGCATGCTACATCTACAAAAAGCAAAGCCAGGCCGAAACGATAGCCGGGGTAGACGAACATGAAGCAATCTATCAAGCGCTAGGGAGCGGTAGCTTGGCCGCTCTGCAAGAGGCGGTAGAGATTCACCTTGACAACGCGCGGCGAAAAATCATCAGCGTTCTGCGGGACAGGTAG
- a CDS encoding SDR family oxidoreductase: MDLSVNLAGKVAVVTGGGGVLCAHMAKALASQGARVAVLDINEQAAQTVAAEIVAAGGKSIGLAANVVNKESLLAAREATLAAFGSIDILINGAGGNSPKATTSEEKSFFELTQEDMRFVFDLNFFGTVLPTQVFGEIMARQGKGVVINISSMAAFTPLTRTIAYSAAKAAVSNFTQWMAVHFAHHYSSALRVNAIAPGFLLTEQNRYLLTDKESGRLTSRGQKIIDATPAGRFGEAEELIGAMLFLCSEAASFISGTVIPIDGAFSAYSGV, from the coding sequence ATGGACTTGTCAGTCAACCTAGCGGGCAAGGTGGCGGTAGTGACCGGCGGCGGCGGGGTGCTGTGTGCCCACATGGCCAAAGCACTTGCGTCCCAGGGAGCGCGTGTGGCGGTCTTAGACATTAACGAGCAAGCGGCACAAACTGTGGCGGCAGAAATAGTCGCGGCCGGCGGTAAGTCGATTGGGCTTGCGGCTAATGTGGTGAATAAGGAGTCTCTGCTCGCGGCGCGCGAGGCAACACTAGCTGCGTTTGGTAGCATAGACATTTTAATTAACGGCGCGGGCGGAAATAGCCCCAAAGCCACGACTAGCGAGGAAAAGTCCTTCTTTGAGCTAACGCAGGAGGACATGCGCTTTGTGTTTGACCTCAACTTCTTCGGCACCGTGCTGCCGACACAGGTGTTCGGTGAGATTATGGCCAGGCAAGGGAAGGGAGTAGTAATCAACATCTCTTCTATGGCCGCCTTCACTCCGCTGACGCGCACCATAGCCTACAGCGCAGCTAAAGCCGCCGTCAGCAACTTTACACAGTGGATGGCCGTGCACTTTGCCCACCATTACTCTAGCGCTCTGCGCGTAAATGCGATTGCACCCGGCTTCCTCTTGACTGAGCAAAACCGCTATCTCTTGACCGACAAAGAGAGCGGGCGGCTCACCTCGCGCGGGCAGAAGATTATCGATGCGACACCCGCCGGGCGTTTTGGTGAAGCGGAGGAGCTAATCGGAGCGATGCTCTTCCTGTGTTCCGAGGCTGCGTCCTTTATTAGTGGCACAGTCATTCCTATCGACGGGGCGTTCTCGGCCTACAGCGGGGTGTAG
- a CDS encoding phosphoglycerate dehydrogenase, with product MRVLITPRSFKNYRDLVLPHFTSRGWTVAENTSGRTLTEDDLIDACHAGVDGIIVGLDPMPGRVLRECVGLKAISKYGVGLDNIDLLTAKELGIEVRAAIGSNNISVAELAIALMFEAARRVSAQSAKVKAGKWERTLGMELTGKRLGLVGGGQIGQEVAVRARGLRMEVLIYDPYLNAEQFLATYGIKRVDSLSTLLSEADVVSLHAPLNSQTRHLISLDTLALMKPSAIIINTARGELIDEQALFLALQAKRIAFAAADVFSSEPPPPHAPLLGLDNFLLTPHSGAYTAEANERMAVLSAENLIAMLTRSNA from the coding sequence ATGAGGGTGTTGATTACGCCGCGCTCATTTAAGAACTATCGGGACTTAGTCCTGCCTCACTTTACCTCGCGCGGGTGGACCGTAGCAGAGAACACGAGCGGCCGCACGCTGACCGAGGACGACCTTATCGACGCCTGCCATGCCGGGGTGGACGGCATTATCGTGGGGCTTGACCCCATGCCGGGGCGCGTGCTGCGCGAGTGCGTGGGCCTTAAAGCCATCTCCAAGTACGGCGTAGGACTCGACAACATAGACCTGCTGACGGCGAAAGAACTTGGCATCGAAGTGCGGGCGGCCATAGGCAGCAATAATATATCGGTCGCGGAGCTAGCCATAGCGTTGATGTTTGAGGCGGCCCGCCGAGTGTCGGCGCAAAGCGCTAAGGTTAAGGCCGGCAAATGGGAGCGCACGCTCGGCATGGAGCTTACCGGGAAACGTCTGGGACTAGTGGGTGGTGGACAAATCGGGCAAGAGGTAGCAGTGCGGGCTAGGGGTCTAAGAATGGAAGTTCTTATCTACGACCCATATCTTAACGCCGAGCAGTTCCTAGCGACCTACGGCATTAAGCGCGTTGACTCGCTGTCGACTCTCCTCAGCGAGGCGGATGTTGTGTCCTTGCATGCACCGCTTAACAGCCAGACACGGCACCTAATCTCTCTGGATACCTTGGCGCTAATGAAGCCGAGTGCCATCATCATTAACACGGCGCGCGGTGAGCTGATAGACGAGCAGGCTCTCTTTCTGGCTCTCCAAGCGAAGCGCATAGCGTTTGCGGCTGCAGACGTATTTTCCAGCGAACCACCGCCGCCACACGCCCCGCTCCTAGGCTTAGACAATTTCCTGCTTACTCCCCACAGCGGCGCGTACACGGCTGAAGCGAACGAGCGCATGGCCGTGCTCTCCGCCGAAAATCTCATCGCTATGCTCACGCGCAGTAACGCTTAG
- a CDS encoding C4-dicarboxylate TRAP transporter substrate-binding protein yields MKKFRLMILAVLALVVALTTVLTVGCQPRAAEEKFTLRFNHVLAPTEPYHEGFLKWAQRVNERSRGRLTIEVSHSAALGREEDIIEQLRMGANIGQNTDSARLGMYVPGIAVMNAPYFVESIEEVQRLRQLPLVQQWIRELELKYGIKVLSFYWVQGERHMVTNKPIRHPRDLAGLRIRTPGAPIWQESIRAIGATPVALPFGEVYTAMQTRAIDGAELVYRNVEGMRLHEVASHLSETGHIRLINFSIVGRAWFDSLPEDLQKILVEENERAGLETSRGMEQQAAQLRDQFRQRGMTIVQDVDLAAFRQAAEAAYTALNLTTFRDQIWQQLGKTRP; encoded by the coding sequence ATGAAAAAGTTTAGGCTCATGATTCTAGCCGTTCTGGCACTCGTCGTCGCCTTAACCACGGTCCTGACGGTTGGCTGTCAGCCGCGGGCAGCGGAAGAGAAGTTCACGCTGCGGTTTAACCACGTGCTGGCACCGACCGAACCCTATCACGAAGGCTTCCTAAAGTGGGCGCAGCGCGTCAACGAGCGCAGCCGCGGCCGCCTGACCATCGAAGTTTCACACAGTGCGGCGCTTGGACGCGAAGAGGACATTATCGAGCAGCTCCGCATGGGTGCTAACATCGGCCAAAACACCGACTCGGCCAGACTAGGCATGTACGTGCCGGGCATCGCCGTGATGAATGCCCCGTATTTCGTGGAAAGCATTGAAGAAGTGCAGAGACTAAGGCAACTCCCCCTTGTACAGCAGTGGATTAGGGAGCTCGAGCTAAAGTACGGGATCAAAGTGCTGTCGTTCTACTGGGTACAAGGCGAACGTCATATGGTAACGAACAAGCCGATTAGACATCCGAGAGATTTGGCGGGACTGCGCATAAGAACGCCGGGAGCACCTATCTGGCAGGAGTCTATCCGTGCCATTGGAGCAACACCGGTAGCGCTTCCCTTTGGTGAGGTTTACACAGCTATGCAAACTAGGGCCATTGACGGCGCAGAGTTAGTGTACCGCAATGTGGAAGGGATGCGCCTGCACGAAGTCGCCAGCCACTTAAGTGAAACAGGGCACATTCGCTTGATTAACTTCTCTATCGTCGGTCGCGCGTGGTTTGACAGCCTGCCGGAGGACCTACAGAAGATCCTCGTGGAGGAGAACGAGCGTGCTGGGCTAGAGACCTCGCGTGGTATGGAGCAACAAGCCGCACAGCTGCGCGATCAGTTCCGCCAAAGAGGCATGACCATCGTGCAGGATGTCGACCTCGCTGCGTTTAGGCAAGCTGCTGAAGCAGCCTACACGGCACTCAATCTCACCACATTCCGCGATCAAATTTGGCAGCAGCTTGGCAAGACTCGGCCCTAA